The Primulina tabacum isolate GXHZ01 chromosome 1, ASM2559414v2, whole genome shotgun sequence genome contains the following window.
AGTTCAATATACTGAAAAACGGTAACCAAAGCGGCAGTGAAGAAGTATGATCGACAAAAGGATTAGCCATCATACAGGATGCTCGAGTGTCTCCGAAGTTGTTCGGTCATGTTGGGTGGAAACATATCCAGCTTTGAGGAGGCAATGGCTGTTTGTTTGCGTATATGGTTTttgttttaataatataattaaggAACTTCTTGTTTCTATCACTTTAGAAGTGGAGTTGAATCTTGAAATTACTCTCGAATTCTGAAATGTATGATATGTATGTAATATTACTTAGTGTTTTGTATTGTCAAGGGAAATTACACGTTACTGATGCATATCAACTTTAGAATGGAAAGTCGTAGTAGTTTATCAGCTGCTAGTGCGAAGCTTTATTGTAAAGCGTGGAACTTGAATGTTCAAAGCAAAATCAAGATATTATTGTGGAAGCTTGTTCCCGAGATATTACAGCCATATGGCCAGTGCTTTCTCTTTTTAAAGGTCACACTTTCGTGGACCTTATGAATTGGATTGTTAGCAATTGGTTAGGCGATGATCTTTGTACCTTTACGATGGTCTATTGGAGTATTTTGTTATCACAATCAATATTTGAAAGAAAGATTGTATCGTCACGGGATATGGTCTCTAGGGACCGTTTTTGCTCTGTCAAAAAAGGACTCCTGGAACATTCCCCTGTCTCAAACACACATATGGAGAGCAACTCCTGATGGGTCAATAAAGATTAACGTGGATGTTTGCGGTTATCAGGGGATCCAGACCATTTTGGAGTAGGAATAGCTGTTCGCGACAATCATGGTAATGTTCTCATGACTGGAGCAACCAGTTTACGGGGTATTTTCTCAGTCGATTTGGTGGAAtggttggcaattcaagcatgCCTTAAATTTGCACTTCAACATGGATGATCTAATATAATCTTGGAATCGAATGCTATCAACGTTATAAAGTCAATTTCTCACCCATCCCAATTTTAAATATCTATGGAAATTCAAGTAAACTTCAACACTTTTGCCTTTAAATATCATATTTGTCTTTGACTACGttggatttggatcatctgtCTTGATTGAAAAAATAAGGTGTTGTGCATTTTTTACACGAGGTGATCAGCTGATAGTCTCGTTTCATCCGACAACTTTTCGAATTTATCTGAAATTGTGTGAGGTTCACAAAATGATCAATTGATCATCTTATGTAAAAAGtgcataatatataatattgtgTTTTTAACACAACAGGTGATCCAAATCCGACCACGTTGTGTTAAAAAAAATGTCCAAAGTCAATTTTCATATTCTTGCATAAACCTTCTAAGAAATTATGTTTGCCTTTTAAAGTGCTTGCTACACGTCTACACTTTTATATAATGAGATGAGATGAGATTATTTGATAAGGATTAATTATAGTCTTTCGTAACATTTCATTTAGATCCTATTTAGATTGATAAAGCTGACTGACTTCAAATTGTTTGATTTTTTAGACGACAAAATTagatgaattttaaatcaacTAATTATATAAAACTTTTAGTAATTGTGATAgcttttaattttcaaatacatatgTTGTTTTGAAATTAATCTACGAAGTCTTTTCCCAAATCAGATAActtttcaaatcaaattcattaaTCAAAACACAAATTTATAGATTATTAACAACTTGTCATATTTAGATTCAATTAATCTTTATAGTAATTGGGAGTAACTTCAAGATTTCAAATATTCGTACGTATTGTTTTGAaatgtttttaaaatcaaatcgaTCAAATTCACTTATCAAAACACAAATTTATAGATGATTGACAACTTGTCTTGGACACAATGGATCTTTCTAACCAAATATGTGCAGTTAATTTCACAAAATCAATGTTCGACATTAGAACATTGATTTTTACAGAGTAAAAACCCATTTCTATCTATAGAAGACTGGAATCCCCGTGACGATCCCGTTAGACACTTTGTTCTCCACCGGGAAACCCGTCCACGGCCTAGCACAGCTGGCGGAACAGCGAGATTTGCCGCTTCCGCCTCTCACTTTCACTGACAAATTCACGATCCCATTCTTCTCCCCGCTAGCGTCCCTCAACCTGTAACTCAAGAAACTCATTGAATTCTCCGGCAGGAACCCGCAGGAGAAATCCGTAACCGGAATATTCGCCGATCCAATTGCCTTGTTACCGGAATGCGCTTCCACGGTGATGAAACGAGCATGCACCGGAAGCTCCATCACTAGCTTCTCGTTCCATGAGGGGCAGCTCCCTCCCTGCGTATCCATACCCGTTGAACGGGAGTTAAACGGGTCGGATCTGAGGACGACAAACGCGTTCTTCTTGACGGGTTGCCTCCTGTTCATGAGCAATCCTTCTGCAGATATCACTGTAACTTCGATCACCATTGTTGGGGCCTTTTCCATTATTATACTAAAAAAATGGGAATTGGGAATGGGTTTAATTTGGTGCGTGGAATGATATAATGAAGATTATTGTTGGAGATTTCGAATACTTTGGAAGTATGTATAGGGAATGATCGAAGGAAGGGAAATGGAAAGAAGAGAGAAAGAGTAAGGCTGTTTCTGTGGTGCGGCCATTTTCCAGAGGGAAAAGGGTTGGAAACACCAATTTTAATAAATTCTTTTTTTTATaggaaaaaataattcaaacattGCGTGTGTTCCATGAGACCTTATCCATATGTCATGTCCTTTTCAACAGCTATTTTGTTCTGCATATGTCGATTTAGATTGATTTTTTGATATTTACGTAAACGTGTACgataaaatatatcaaaattttatatatttgtttttataACGAATGATGATGTTTATTAAAACTAGCAATCATGTGCCATATGTATGTATGTTGTTTATGTATGAGAGTTAGTTTTTTATGTattgatttaaaatcatttcaaaaaattatgTTGCTCGGAGATGAATAGgctcttttaaaatttttctttataaCGTTAGTAAATAGTGCGACCGATCTTGATAGTGCTAACTATAGAAGACCTGATTTTCTCGATAATTAAGAGACGGTCGAGCcacatattttttaattttcatttgaTGTTCAAGTCTATCAAGCGTTTGTCGCAACGTATTCATGTCTCCAAATAAACATCCTGCTCAGTCTATCTCGAGGTTAAAGTTTATATAAATATTGTAGAAAAATTACACGTAAagttgaaaaaaatttcatttctATTTCCCAGCTGCAATAGGTCGTCCTTTCAACCAAGATCATAAATTTATCAGAAAGATTGAAAGTCCGGTCCCAACCGAATTGCACTGCTTCAATGGTTGTAAAATATAAGGGTATGGGTGCTTGTATACCAAGTCCAGTTCGGCAGAAACAGCAGAATCTCTAGTCAGATCTATGAGAAGGAATATGCCCTCGTCTGATAATAGATGTCATTCGAAGTTGTTAGCTCTCTTTGCTGCGACAAGGGTGTTTAATAGAAGCATAGCCATAGTCATAGGCCCAACTCCGCCGGGAACAGGGGTTATAGCGGGAAGATTTCATTCTACCTTGTGGGGCACTGCCCCATGAAATGACTACCCCGATTTCATCCTTAAAAAATGAAATGGAGAGTAGACTCTTATTTCCATTTTTCTCAAGGAGAAAGTCTGCAcaatcaattaataaataaaaaattccaCTAATATCACAATTCATTTCTCGTTCtgttaaaaacaataaaataattacATTCTAAATTTTAGCAATGAAAGATAACATTCTATTTCACAGACTTTAAttctaataataaaataaaatatcttgcTCCAGAAATTTAGtttcatttttaattatatatcccagttgttttaaaaaaatttaaagctcttatttataatttttaatgaaattacttccattaaataaaataaaaaaagatacaTGTACAACTACACTGAACATCTCAAAAAGAGAATCTACGATAATGAGCTCTATATCATAGAATCGTTACCACAAAGCATCAATAACCGAAATTGGACTAGGAATACAACCAAAGCTAAGAATCTTAATATTCTTGACTGACTTCCACTATCGGCTTTTCATTCTCGAACATATCAAGGTTCCTTGCATTCCAAATACCGTAAGACGTGGTTGTGCAAGTGCAACACATCTCAAAAAAATTAAAGctcttatttatatttttttaatgaatactTTCTATTAAATAAGATAAAAAACAGTACATATACAATTACACTGAACATTCCAATCAAAATTACAATAAAGCTCTTATTTCTATCCATTATACATATATGTAGTCCCAATTAAATCCGTGGGCCAAAGAGAGGACGTGTGTGGGACAgtggggttttttttaaaactaatttaattttaaaaaaattttcaaaaataattttaaaaaaaatttgcataaCTACTGTAATCCGCGTTTGGTAAGCGCGGACGGTGCTCACGCCACGTAGGAGTGTCCCCGCTCTGACGGAATATTTTAGCGAcggaatatatatcaaaaccgtcgctaaaattgaatccgCGACGGTTTTTTAATTGAATCAGCGACGGTTGGGTATCTTGAATATCTAACAATAACAATCGCATCTGTCTGACTGATGAGAGAGCTGCACGCTGCGGATAATTGTATTAACGGCGTGCcgcatataataatattaacagtgtgcacatgtacgccgcggataatcttgaactttcaacggCTTGCATTtttgcagcgtgcaatgtgcgcTGCGAAAAGAgaatttgcgcgctgcgaaaagccatttttgttgtagtgaagaCATAGAAAAAACCAGACAAAAAATTCATCaaaaaataagtttttcatGGCTTATCAACCAAAAGAGGCTGCGCATCTGATGATGCCAATCTTGAAATGATCATGGAACCAAAATTTGTGCTTCGT
Protein-coding sequences here:
- the LOC142552820 gene encoding BON1-associated protein 2-like, producing MEKAPTMVIEVTVISAEGLLMNRRQPVKKNAFVVLRSDPFNSRSTGMDTQGGSCPSWNEKLVMELPVHARFITVEAHSGNKAIGSANIPVTDFSCGFLPENSMSFLSYRLRDASGEKNGIVNLSVKVRGGSGKSRCSASCARPWTGFPVENKVSNGIVTGIPVFYR